From Pseudodesulfovibrio sp. S3, one genomic window encodes:
- a CDS encoding ATP-binding protein, which translates to MIEKNVTPLGRKIVAATLGITLLALALSFLLNIIPTVYSYRRGAVERALSTADLMAVSLGPSVDFHDPAAAQENLATLSLIPVVTGAAVFLNDGTLFASYGKPPVLPVSGEFGVSTTLTALTVVTPIQAEQPGNALVITVSMGEQGALLQGYLFSGAIILFGVFIFCFKLAGVIRRKLGDPLHELTSVVHNISRSRDYSRRVNHESNDELGVLVTEFNAMLKRIEDRDAELSRYRESLEQRVEERTLQLKANQLELLQNNRRLFMEIRKRAQSEMIREEVERINRHDLKSGLSLVIGYPELLLKEGGLNARQEKLIKRVRAAGYRMLDMIRNHLDMFKMEKGVYSLNRLPIDLVQTLCDLEEEFNPQLTSSGVKLVIELDGRDVVGDEQFIISGEGPLMRTMCRNLIQNAIEASAPGDSVIVSMEQDERKHLTVSNPAVVPQEIRERFFEKYVTAGKENGTGLGTYFAALIVKTHGADITMKTSDESGTTLRVSFRGRAGDSALKFHPLPPTDSHDSPR; encoded by the coding sequence ATGATTGAGAAGAATGTCACTCCCCTGGGCCGGAAGATCGTGGCCGCGACTCTCGGCATTACCCTGCTGGCCCTGGCTTTGAGCTTCCTGCTGAACATCATCCCGACGGTTTACTCGTATAGGCGGGGTGCCGTGGAGAGAGCCCTGTCCACGGCAGATCTCATGGCCGTTTCCTTGGGGCCGTCCGTGGACTTTCACGATCCGGCGGCGGCGCAGGAGAACCTGGCGACACTGTCTCTGATTCCTGTTGTAACCGGGGCCGCCGTCTTCCTGAATGACGGAACGCTTTTTGCCTCCTACGGGAAGCCTCCGGTTCTGCCGGTGTCCGGTGAATTCGGCGTGAGCACGACCTTGACCGCGCTGACCGTGGTCACCCCCATACAGGCCGAACAGCCTGGAAATGCGTTGGTTATAACCGTGTCCATGGGGGAGCAGGGGGCATTGTTGCAAGGCTATCTTTTCTCTGGAGCGATCATCTTGTTTGGTGTGTTTATCTTCTGCTTCAAGCTGGCCGGGGTGATACGGCGCAAGCTGGGCGACCCCCTGCACGAACTGACGTCGGTGGTCCACAACATATCCAGAAGTCGTGATTATTCCCGTCGAGTCAATCACGAGAGCAACGATGAACTCGGCGTACTTGTGACGGAGTTCAATGCCATGCTCAAGCGGATCGAGGACAGAGACGCCGAGTTGAGCCGCTATCGTGAAAGTCTCGAACAGCGGGTGGAGGAGCGCACCCTGCAACTCAAGGCAAATCAGCTTGAACTGCTCCAGAACAACCGGCGGCTTTTCATGGAGATTCGCAAGCGGGCTCAATCCGAGATGATCCGGGAAGAGGTGGAGCGCATCAATAGGCACGATCTGAAATCAGGCCTGAGCTTGGTCATCGGCTACCCCGAACTGCTGCTCAAGGAAGGCGGGCTCAACGCCCGGCAGGAAAAGCTGATCAAGCGCGTCCGGGCGGCCGGGTACAGGATGCTGGACATGATCCGAAATCACCTCGACATGTTCAAGATGGAGAAGGGTGTTTACTCCCTTAACCGTTTGCCCATCGATTTGGTCCAGACCCTGTGCGACCTGGAGGAGGAATTCAATCCGCAATTGACCAGCAGCGGTGTGAAGCTGGTTATCGAATTGGATGGTCGGGACGTGGTCGGTGACGAGCAGTTCATCATATCCGGGGAGGGGCCGCTCATGCGGACAATGTGTCGGAACCTCATCCAGAACGCCATTGAGGCTTCCGCTCCGGGCGATAGCGTGATCGTGTCCATGGAGCAGGATGAGCGGAAGCATCTGACGGTCTCCAATCCGGCGGTCGTGCCCCAAGAGATCCGCGAGCGGTTCTTCGAGAAATATGTCACTGCGGGCAAGGAGAATGGAACAGGGCTGGGCACCTATTTTGCTGCGCTCATCGTCAAGACGCATGGGGCTGATATCACTATGAAAACCAGCGATGAGTCGGGCACCACCTTGCGTGTCTCATTTAGGGGGCGTGCCGGGGATTCAGCCCTGAAATTCCACCCGTTGCCGCCAACCGACAGCCATGACTCCCCCCGCTGA